From the Pseudarthrobacter sp. MM222 genome, one window contains:
- a CDS encoding TIGR00730 family Rossman fold protein, whose amino-acid sequence MSDQTLLDTKGPGQFVHTDPWRVLRIQSEFVEGFGALADLGSAVSVFGSARTVPGSAYYELGVEVGRKLAEAGLAVITGGGPGSMEAANKGAVQGNGVSVGLGIELPFEQGMNQWVDLGINFRYFFARKTMFVKYAQGFIVLPGGLGTLDELFEAMVLVQTRKVTSFPIVLVGTAFWSPLVEWIESTLVAEGMVSEEDLDLIHVVDDPALAVELVVEGAARHRNPNGGGPVNGNGENNSGRARGPERPAE is encoded by the coding sequence ATGTCCGATCAGACTCTGCTCGACACCAAGGGCCCCGGGCAGTTCGTGCACACCGACCCGTGGCGCGTGCTGCGGATTCAGAGTGAATTCGTCGAGGGGTTCGGCGCCCTGGCGGACCTTGGCTCCGCCGTCAGCGTCTTCGGTTCGGCCCGGACCGTCCCGGGCAGCGCGTATTACGAGCTTGGCGTCGAGGTGGGCCGGAAGCTGGCGGAAGCGGGCCTTGCCGTGATCACCGGCGGCGGACCGGGATCCATGGAGGCCGCGAACAAGGGTGCCGTGCAGGGGAACGGTGTGTCGGTGGGCCTCGGCATCGAGCTGCCCTTTGAACAGGGCATGAACCAGTGGGTTGACCTGGGCATCAACTTCCGTTATTTCTTTGCCCGCAAAACTATGTTCGTGAAGTACGCCCAGGGCTTCATTGTGCTGCCGGGCGGCCTGGGGACCCTCGACGAGCTCTTCGAGGCCATGGTCCTGGTCCAGACCCGCAAGGTGACCTCGTTCCCGATCGTGCTCGTCGGTACCGCGTTCTGGAGCCCGTTGGTGGAGTGGATCGAGAGCACCCTGGTCGCCGAGGGCATGGTGTCGGAGGAGGATCTTGACCTGATCCACGTCGTGGATGATCCGGCGCTCGCGGTGGAGCTGGTGGTGGAAGGGGCGGCGCGGCACCGTAACCCGAACGGCGGCGGTCCGGTCAACGGCAACGGTGAGAACAACAGCGGGCGCGCACGCGGGCCCGAGCGGCCGGCTGAATAG
- a CDS encoding DUF3117 domain-containing protein, protein MAAMKPRTGDGPMEVTKEGRSLIMRVPLEGGGRLVVELNSAEATNLKDCLVGATE, encoded by the coding sequence ATGGCGGCTATGAAACCACGCACCGGCGACGGCCCGATGGAAGTGACCAAAGAGGGACGGAGCCTGATCATGCGGGTCCCGCTCGAAGGTGGGGGGCGGCTCGTCGTTGAGCTGAATTCCGCCGAAGCAACAAACCTGAAGGACTGCCTCGTCGGCGCTACCGAGTAG
- a CDS encoding O-methyltransferase, with the protein MSADKSTSWSYAEDLPAEDEVLIHARERSFELGVTPIGPGVGAVLTVLAAASKAQTAVEIGTGAGVSGVCILRGLGPHAVLTTIDVDVEHLKAAREAFQEAGSPANRTRTISGRAGDVLPRLTDSAYDLVFIDADKPNYPGYVEQAIRLLKRGGLLVLNDALDKDRVANPAARDATTAVLRQVGKTIRDDDRLESAMLPTGDGLLIAVKK; encoded by the coding sequence ATGAGCGCCGATAAATCCACGAGCTGGTCCTATGCAGAAGATCTGCCTGCCGAGGATGAGGTCCTGATTCACGCGCGCGAACGGTCCTTCGAACTCGGCGTCACGCCCATCGGTCCCGGTGTAGGCGCGGTCCTGACGGTGCTGGCCGCCGCGTCGAAGGCGCAGACCGCGGTGGAGATCGGAACCGGCGCCGGCGTCTCGGGTGTGTGCATCCTCCGCGGCCTGGGCCCGCACGCCGTTCTGACCACCATCGACGTCGACGTCGAGCACCTGAAGGCGGCCCGCGAAGCCTTCCAGGAGGCCGGCAGCCCGGCGAACCGGACCCGGACGATTTCCGGCCGGGCCGGCGACGTCCTTCCCCGGCTGACCGACAGCGCCTACGACCTGGTGTTCATCGACGCGGACAAGCCGAACTACCCGGGCTACGTCGAACAGGCCATCCGGCTGCTCAAACGTGGCGGCCTGCTGGTGCTCAACGATGCCCTGGACAAGGACCGCGTCGCCAACCCCGCGGCGCGCGACGCCACCACCGCGGTGCTCCGGCAGGTGGGCAAGACGATCCGCGACGACGACCGGCTCGAGTCGGCCATGTTGCCCACCGGCGACGGCCTCCTGATCGCCGTCAAGAAGTAG
- a CDS encoding amino acid ABC transporter ATP-binding protein translates to MTTQVPGDALVSLNAVNKHYGQLHVLKDINLHVRKGEVVVVIGPSGSGKSTLCRAINRLETIDDGVIQIDGKVLPEEGKELAKLRADVGMVFQSFNLFAHKTILENVTLGPIKVKGMSKTEADKEAMALLERVGVGHQAPKLPAQLSGGQQQRVAIARALAMKPKVMLFDEPTSALDPEMINEVLDVMIQLAKEGMTMIVVTHEMGFARKAADRVVFMADGQIVEDAKPEEFFTNPQSSRAKDFLSKLLTH, encoded by the coding sequence ATGACTACTCAAGTGCCCGGCGACGCGCTCGTCTCCCTGAATGCCGTGAACAAGCACTACGGCCAGTTGCACGTCCTGAAGGACATCAACCTGCACGTCCGCAAGGGCGAGGTTGTTGTCGTCATCGGGCCGTCCGGGTCCGGGAAATCGACGCTCTGCCGAGCCATCAACCGGCTCGAGACCATCGACGACGGCGTGATCCAGATCGACGGCAAGGTGCTGCCCGAAGAAGGCAAGGAGCTGGCCAAGTTGCGGGCCGACGTCGGTATGGTCTTCCAGTCTTTCAACCTCTTCGCGCACAAGACCATCCTTGAGAACGTCACTCTCGGGCCCATCAAGGTCAAGGGAATGTCGAAGACCGAGGCGGACAAGGAAGCCATGGCACTGCTGGAGCGGGTCGGCGTGGGCCATCAGGCCCCCAAGCTGCCCGCCCAGCTGTCCGGCGGCCAGCAGCAGCGTGTCGCCATTGCCCGCGCCCTTGCCATGAAACCGAAGGTCATGCTCTTCGATGAGCCCACGTCCGCGCTGGACCCGGAAATGATCAACGAGGTCCTGGACGTCATGATCCAACTGGCCAAGGAGGGCATGACCATGATCGTGGTCACCCACGAGATGGGCTTTGCCCGGAAGGCCGCGGACCGGGTGGTCTTCATGGCCGACGGCCAGATCGTCGAGGACGCGAAGCCCGAGGAGTTCTTCACCAACCCCCAGAGCAGCCGGGCCAAGGATTTCCTGTCCAAGCTCCTGACTCACTGA
- a CDS encoding DivIVA domain-containing protein has translation MSFFLIFLAIMLIGVAVLLGTGVASKVFRRGGADVRPFDDGFDEPVASLPPVLLPEDPEPSDVDHLRFAVGLRGYRMDQVDQVLDELRDQLAAKDRKIADLGAEAERLRHAAGQGR, from the coding sequence GTGAGCTTTTTCCTGATTTTCCTGGCGATCATGCTGATCGGCGTCGCGGTCCTGCTGGGCACCGGCGTCGCGTCGAAGGTCTTCCGCCGCGGCGGGGCAGACGTGCGGCCGTTCGACGACGGCTTCGACGAGCCGGTGGCGTCCCTGCCCCCGGTGCTCCTCCCGGAGGACCCTGAGCCGTCCGACGTCGACCATCTCCGATTCGCTGTCGGGCTGCGGGGCTACCGGATGGACCAAGTGGACCAGGTGCTGGACGAACTGCGGGACCAGCTTGCGGCCAAGGACAGGAAGATCGCGGACCTCGGGGCGGAAGCGGAACGCTTGCGCCACGCCGCAGGGCAGGGCCGGTGA
- a CDS encoding magnesium transporter MgtE N-terminal domain-containing protein produces MSTNLTRVFVARLLGLDVFDPLGDRLGRLRDVVVLSRGNRGAPHVVGIVVEVPGKKRVFVPMTRITSIDQTQIICTGLVNLRRFEQRGAETLVVAEMFDRRVTLADGSGDATIEDIAMDRHRSGDWFVSKLFVRRGHSLSPLSRLRRNETMIIDWADAQQGARTEPQAATQFVATHEDLKPADFAEALQEMSDKRRFEVASELQDERLADVLQEMPEGDQVEILSALDVNRAADVLEEMDPDDAADLLAELPSAQAEELLQLMEPEGAEDVRRLLEYDEDTAGGLMTPVPVILPPEATVAEALAHVRREELSPALASSIFIARPPLETPTGRFLGVVHIQQLLRFPPPEPLGNLVDKTLEPVSDQAHISEVARTLATYNLNSLPVVNSDGRLVGAVTVDDVLDHLLPDDWRAHDDDAPIRKLGGRIG; encoded by the coding sequence GTGAGCACAAATCTTACGCGGGTGTTTGTTGCGCGCCTCCTCGGACTCGACGTCTTTGACCCGCTTGGCGACCGTCTGGGCCGGCTGCGTGACGTCGTCGTGCTCTCTCGCGGCAACCGGGGCGCCCCGCACGTCGTCGGCATCGTCGTGGAGGTCCCCGGCAAGAAGCGCGTATTTGTTCCGATGACCCGGATCACCTCGATCGACCAGACCCAGATCATCTGCACCGGACTTGTGAACCTCCGCCGCTTTGAACAGCGCGGCGCGGAGACGCTCGTGGTCGCCGAAATGTTCGACCGCCGCGTGACCCTCGCCGACGGCAGCGGGGACGCCACGATCGAGGACATCGCGATGGACCGGCACCGTTCCGGCGACTGGTTTGTCAGCAAGCTCTTCGTCCGCCGCGGCCACTCCCTCTCGCCGCTGAGCAGGCTGCGGCGCAACGAGACCATGATCATCGACTGGGCTGACGCACAGCAGGGCGCCCGGACCGAGCCGCAGGCGGCCACGCAGTTCGTCGCCACGCATGAGGACCTGAAGCCTGCCGACTTCGCCGAGGCCCTCCAGGAGATGAGCGACAAGCGCCGCTTCGAGGTCGCCAGCGAGCTGCAGGACGAACGCCTGGCCGACGTCCTGCAGGAGATGCCGGAAGGGGACCAGGTGGAGATCCTCTCCGCCCTCGACGTCAACCGCGCCGCCGACGTGCTGGAGGAAATGGACCCGGACGACGCCGCCGACCTCCTCGCCGAGCTCCCCAGCGCCCAGGCCGAAGAGCTGCTCCAGCTGATGGAACCCGAAGGCGCGGAAGACGTCCGCCGCCTGCTCGAATATGACGAGGACACCGCCGGTGGCCTGATGACCCCCGTGCCGGTCATCCTGCCGCCGGAGGCAACCGTGGCGGAAGCCCTCGCCCACGTCCGGCGTGAGGAACTCTCCCCCGCGCTGGCGTCCTCGATCTTCATCGCGCGCCCCCCGCTGGAGACGCCGACCGGACGTTTCCTCGGCGTCGTGCATATCCAGCAACTGCTGCGCTTCCCCCCGCCCGAACCGCTGGGCAACCTGGTGGACAAGACCCTGGAACCGGTCTCGGACCAGGCCCACATCAGTGAGGTGGCCCGCACCTTGGCCACCTACAACCTCAACTCGCTTCCCGTGGTCAACAGCGACGGACGGCTTGTCGGGGCGGTCACGGTTGATGACGTGCTGGATCACCTGTTGCCCGATGACTGGCGCGCCCACGACGACGACGCCCCGATCAGGAAACTGGGAGGCCGCATTGGCTGA
- a CDS encoding Sec-independent protein translocase TatB, whose amino-acid sequence MLGINGPEFLLLLIIGLLVIGPSRLPEYTQKLANIVKEVRRMASGAREQIKEEVGIDIDDVDWKKYDPRQYDPRRIIREALLDDDTKPVSAGAPAAVSAVTGAAVSAPEHRPVRVVERLPEGEPAPFDAEAT is encoded by the coding sequence GTGCTTGGAATCAACGGACCGGAGTTTCTACTTCTGCTGATCATCGGACTTCTGGTGATCGGTCCCAGCCGGCTGCCTGAATACACCCAGAAACTTGCCAATATCGTCAAGGAAGTCCGGCGGATGGCCTCCGGCGCGCGGGAGCAGATCAAGGAAGAAGTCGGCATCGACATCGATGATGTCGACTGGAAGAAGTACGATCCGCGGCAGTACGATCCGCGCCGGATTATTCGGGAAGCCCTGCTCGACGACGATACGAAGCCTGTGAGCGCCGGAGCGCCGGCTGCGGTTTCAGCGGTCACTGGCGCCGCGGTGTCCGCCCCGGAGCACCGTCCGGTCCGTGTGGTCGAGCGCTTGCCCGAAGGGGAGCCTGCACCTTTCGACGCTGAGGCCACCTAG
- the sigE gene encoding RNA polymerase sigma factor SigE — MSSQTVVPAADESRPATDSEWVRPTWEEVVTNHSAKVYRLAYRLTGNKYDAEDLTQEVFVRVFRSLENFKPGTLDGWLHRITTNLFLDQARRKSRIRFDALAEDAESRLPGREPGPEQSFEFNNLDLDVQAALEELPPDFRAAVVLCDLEGLSYDEVAVALGVKLGTVRSRIHRGRTMLREKLAHRDPRPKQALAPRLKMPRIAGLL; from the coding sequence ATGTCGAGTCAGACAGTAGTCCCTGCAGCTGATGAGTCCAGGCCCGCCACGGACAGCGAGTGGGTCCGGCCGACGTGGGAGGAAGTGGTGACTAACCACTCCGCCAAGGTCTACCGGCTTGCGTACCGGCTCACCGGCAACAAGTACGATGCCGAGGACCTCACCCAGGAGGTGTTCGTCCGGGTCTTCCGCTCGCTCGAAAACTTCAAGCCCGGGACCCTGGACGGGTGGCTGCACCGGATTACCACGAACCTCTTCCTGGACCAGGCCCGCCGCAAGAGCCGGATCCGCTTCGACGCGCTGGCCGAGGACGCCGAGTCCCGGCTGCCCGGCCGCGAACCAGGCCCGGAGCAAAGCTTTGAATTCAACAACCTGGATCTCGACGTGCAGGCCGCCCTCGAGGAACTGCCCCCGGACTTCCGGGCCGCCGTCGTGCTGTGCGACCTGGAAGGGCTCTCCTACGACGAGGTGGCCGTTGCCCTGGGCGTCAAGCTCGGAACGGTGCGCTCCCGGATTCACCGTGGCCGCACCATGCTCCGGGAAAAGCTTGCCCACCGCGACCCACGCCCGAAGCAGGCTCTCGCGCCGCGGCTCAAGATGCCCCGCATCGCCGGCCTCCTCTGA
- a CDS encoding Mrp/NBP35 family ATP-binding protein: MSTTPGSTPLDYSPGSPLDRSVHAALATVIDPELRRPITELGMVDSVQISDGGRVRIAVLLTIAGCPLRGTITADCEAALSAVPGVSAVEVELKVMTQQQRDALKEQLRGPGGQRGIPFNQPGSLTKVYAVASGKGGVGKSSVTVNLACALAAQGLRVGIVDADVYGFSVPALMGITQSPTRVDDMILPPVAYGVKVISIGMFVTGNQPVAWRGPMLHRALEQFLTDVYFGDLDALFLDLPPGTGDIAISVAQLLPKAQILVVTTPQAAAADVAERAGAIATQTGQSVAGVVENMSYLEMPDGGRMELFGSGGGAVLAERLSATVGTDVPLLGQIPLDILLREGGDAGVPLVLGRPETPAAAALLEIAGRLASVPRGLKGMSLGLQPR, encoded by the coding sequence ATGAGCACCACGCCGGGCAGCACCCCGCTCGACTACTCCCCGGGCTCGCCGCTGGACAGGTCCGTGCATGCCGCCCTCGCCACCGTGATCGACCCGGAACTGCGCCGCCCCATCACCGAACTGGGCATGGTGGACTCCGTGCAAATTTCCGACGGCGGCCGGGTGCGGATTGCCGTGCTCCTGACCATTGCAGGTTGCCCGCTGCGAGGTACCATCACCGCTGACTGCGAAGCAGCGCTCTCCGCGGTGCCGGGGGTCTCCGCCGTCGAGGTCGAGCTGAAGGTCATGACACAGCAGCAGCGCGACGCGCTGAAGGAGCAGTTGCGCGGGCCGGGAGGCCAGCGCGGCATCCCCTTCAACCAGCCCGGTTCCCTCACCAAGGTCTACGCCGTGGCGAGCGGCAAGGGCGGAGTCGGGAAATCGTCCGTGACGGTCAACCTGGCGTGCGCTCTGGCAGCCCAGGGACTGCGCGTCGGAATCGTCGACGCGGACGTGTACGGCTTCTCCGTTCCGGCGCTGATGGGCATCACCCAGTCCCCCACCCGGGTGGATGACATGATCCTGCCGCCGGTTGCCTATGGGGTCAAGGTGATCTCCATCGGCATGTTTGTCACCGGGAACCAACCGGTCGCCTGGCGGGGACCGATGTTGCATCGCGCCCTCGAGCAGTTCCTCACGGACGTCTACTTCGGGGACCTCGACGCGCTGTTCCTGGATCTGCCGCCGGGCACCGGCGACATCGCAATCTCCGTGGCCCAACTGCTGCCCAAGGCCCAGATCCTCGTCGTGACCACTCCGCAGGCCGCTGCCGCTGACGTGGCGGAACGGGCCGGCGCCATCGCCACCCAGACCGGCCAATCAGTGGCCGGCGTGGTGGAGAACATGTCCTATCTGGAGATGCCCGACGGCGGCCGGATGGAACTGTTCGGCAGCGGCGGAGGAGCGGTGCTCGCCGAGCGGCTATCCGCCACGGTGGGAACGGACGTACCGCTGCTGGGTCAGATTCCACTGGACATCCTGCTGCGCGAGGGCGGCGACGCGGGCGTTCCGCTGGTGCTCGGGCGTCCGGAGACGCCTGCAGCCGCGGCCCTGCTGGAGATCGCAGGCAGGCTCGCCTCGGTTCCCCGCGGGCTCAAGGGGATGTCCCTCGGGCTGCAGCCGCGCTAG